In Armatimonadota bacterium, the sequence GATCGGATCGCGTCTGATCGCCAGACGTACGAGCGCATCCTGGGGCGACTGCTCGCGGAGGCGGCGGAGGGCGTCGGCGGCCCCGTCGTCGAGTGCGCGGAAGAGGACGTGGCGGCCGTGCAGGAGACGGCGCGTCAGCTGGGTCTTGACGCAGAGGTCCGCCCGTCCCGTGACCTCCGTCGCGGCGTCCGCGTCCGCAGCGTGGACGGTCGCTTCGTGGTGGAGAACACCCTGCGCTCGCGGCTGGAGCGTGCGAAGGCGGTGCTCGTCGCTCAGGTCGCCGAACTCCTATGGGGCTAGCCCGGGATGCCGGACGACTTCGGGTACATCAACGCACGGGTCAAGGGCATGCGGTCCCGGTTGTTGCTGCCCGGCCGGATAGAGGAACTGCTGGCGCTGCCCGACCTCGACGGCTTGCTGGCGGCGCTGGGCAACACGCCCTATGGGCCCGAACTGCAAGAAGCCCTGACGCGCTATCAGGGCATCCGCGCCGTGGACGAAGCGCTGATGCAGCACTTCCAGAAGAACGTGCGCCGGATCCTCTCGTTCGCCGAGGGCAGGGCCAGGCAGCTGATCGAAGTCGTGTTGATGGACTGGGACCTCCACAACCTGCGTGCCGTTCTGCGGGCCAAGCACGCCGGCCGCAACCCGGAGGAGGTCACCGAGAACCTGGTGCCCGCTGGCCAGCTGACCGAGGTGCGCCTGCGCGAACTCGCCCAGCAGCCCGACGTCGCGGCGATCGCCTCCACACTGTCGACGTGGGGACACCCGCTGGCGGAGGCGCTGGTGGAGGGGCTGCGGGACTACCAGGAGACGAAGGACCTATTGGCGCTGGAACTCGGACTGGACCGCCACTACTTCGAGTGGGCGCTGCGGATGGCACGCGGATCCGGTCGCAGTGAGAGCGTCGTGCGCGAGATCGTCCAGATGGAGATCGATCACACCAACGTCAAGACGGCGCTGAAACTGCAGCGGATCCCGGACCTGCCGCGTGAGGACAGGCGCCGTTTCTTCCTCCCGGGTGGGGCCGTGGTCTCACCGGAGGTATTTTTGAACCTGGCCGATCCGCAGACGGCGGAGTGGGGCACCCGGGAGCTGCGCGCCCGCGGCATCCATCCGGAGGGCAGCACGATTGCCGACCAGGAGCGGTCGTTGGACGAGGAGTACGCGCGGCATCTGGCGCGCCTGTACCTGGGCGACCCGCTGGCCATCGACGTGGTGATCGGGTTTGTCGCGATGCTGTACAGCGAGATCCGCAACCTGCGGCTGATCGCCCGCAGCAAGGTGCTGGGCATCCCCCGCGACGTCGTGCGCAGGGAGATGGCCCTTGTGTAGGAACGCGATGAGCGATCAGCCCGCACCAGGCACCTCATGGCCACCCGGATCGCGATCCTGACCGATCCCGAGACCGCCACCGGTTTCCGGCTGGCCGGCGTCGAGGTCTTTGAGGCGGACACGCCGCAGGCGGCGCTGGAAATTCTGCGCAGCCTGATGTCCGGGGACTACGGCCTGGTCGCGGTCAACGAAGCGCTGCTGGCGGGGACGGAAGACGAGCGGGCCCGCCTGATGCGCGGCCGCGACATGCCGATCCTCGTGCCGTTCCCGGCCCCGAAGGCCCAGCTCGAGTCCGGGGAGGAGTACATCGCCCGGCTGGTCAAGGAGAACATCGGGTTCTACGTGAAGCTGAAGTAGGACGAGGGAGGGTACACCATGGCCAGCGCTGGCCGAATCGTCAAGATCTCCGGCCCGGCGGTGATCGCCGAGGGGATTCCCGGGGCACGGATGTACGACATCGTGAAGGTCGGGCAAGAGGGGCTGCTCGGCGAGATCATCCGCCTCGACGGCCCGACGGCGTTCGTCCAGGTCTACGAGGACACCTCGGGCCTATACGTCGGCGAGCCGGTCGTGTCCACGGGCGGACCGCTGATGGTCGAGCTCGGCCCCGGGATGTTGAACGCGATCTACGACGGCGTCCAGCGCCCGCTGAACGTCATCCAAGAGCGCGAGCAAACCCCCTTCATCCGCCGCGGTGTGGTCGTCCACAGCATCGATCGGGAGCGCACGTGGGAGTTTGAGCCGGGGGTAGCACCCGGTGACGAGGTCGGCCCCGGGGACGTGCTGGGCACCGTAAGGGAGTTCACGTTCACGCACCGCATCCTCGTCCCGCCAGACCACCGCGGGGGCCGGATCGCCGACGTCCGGGCCGGTTCGTACACGGTCGAGGCACCCGTCGTCCGGTTCGAGGACGGATCCACACTCAGTATGCTGCACCGGTGGCCTGTGCGGCAGCCGCGGCCCGTCCGGCGCAAACTCGATCCACGCGAGCCGTTCCTGACTGGCCAGCGGATCTTCGACGTGCTGTTCCCGATTGCGATGGGCGGGACGGCGGCGATCCCGGGTCCGTTCGGATCCGGGAAGACCGTCATGCAGCAGTCGCTCGCCAAGTGGGGCAACGCGCAGGTGATCGTCTACGTCGGGTGCGGAGAGCGCGGAAACGAGATGACCGACGTCCTGGTCGAATTCCCGGAACTCGAAGACCCGCTCACCGGCCGTCCTTTGATGGAGCGCACCATCCTCGTCGCGAACACGTCGAACATGCCGGTGGCCGCCCGCGAGGCCTCGATCTACGTCGGCGTGACGATGGCCGAGTACTTCCGGGACCAGGGCTATTCGGTGGCGCTGATGGCCGACTCCACGAGCCGCTGGGCCGAAGCGCTGCGGGAGATCTCCTCGCGTCTGGAGGAGATGCCCGCCGAGGAAGGCTACCCGCCCTATTTGGCCGCGAAGCTGGCGGCGTTCTACGAGCGGGCCGGCCGCGCCGTGCTCGTCGGGAAGCCCGAGCGCAACGGATCGATCACGATCATCGGCGCCGTCTCCCCGCCGGGCGGCGACCTGTCCGAGCCGGTCACCCAGTCGACGCTGAGGATCGTGGGCACGTTCTGGTCGCTGGACGCCAGCCTGGCCAACCGCCGGCACTTCCCGGCGATCAACTGGAACCGCTCGTACAGCCTGTACGCGGTCGGGTTGGAGCGCTGGTATCGGGAGAACGTAGCCGAGGACTTCGTCGAAGCCCGCAACGAGATCTCCGCGCTGCTGGCGCGGGAGGCGGAGCTGCTCGAGATCGTCCAGCTCGTCGGTCCCGACGCGCTGCAGGACGAGCAGCGTCTGGTGGTCGAGGTCGGGAAGATGATCCGCGAGGACTTCCTGCAGCAGTCGGCCTACTCGGACGTAGACGCCTACTGCCCGCCCGAGAAGTCCTACGGCATGGCCAAGGTGATCCTCGCCTTCTACCACGCCGCCTCCGATGCGCTGCGCCGCGGGGCGATGACGATCGACGATCTGCTCAACCTGCCGCTGCAGGCGGAGATCGCGCGGCTGAAGGAAGTGAGGCGCGAAGACTGGGAAGCCCGCTATACGGACATCATGAACCGGATCCCGCAGGCGTTCGGGGCGGCGGTCCCCGCGGCGGCGACGGGGGCATGAGGGAGGCCGGCGATGGAACTGGCGACGAAACGGTATCAGTCCCTCAGCTACATCTCGGGTCCGCTGCTGTTCGTGGAAGGTGCGCGCGACCTCTCCTACGGCGCGATCGTCAACATCCACGTCGGAGACGGCAGCGTGCGCGGCGGCCAGGTGATCGAGGTGTCCGAGAAGACCGCGGTCATCCAGGTGTTCGAGGAAACCCGCGGGCTGGACCTGGCGACGACCTCGATCAGCCTCCGCGAGGACGTGGCCCGCATCGGCGTCAGCCGTGAGATGATCGGCCGCCGGTTCAACGGGCTCGGGGAGCCGATCGACGGCCTGCCGCCGATCATCCCAGAAAAGCGCGTTCCCGTGATCGGTTCGCCCATCAACCCGGTGGCGCGCGAGAAGCCCGCGGAGTTCATCCAGACCGGGATCAGCACGATCGACGGCCTGAACACGTTGGTGCGGGGGCAGAAGTTGCCCATCTTCTCGGGATCGGGCCTGCCGGGCAATGAGATCGCCGCGCAGATCGCGCGGCAGGCGAAGGTCCCCGGACAAGAAGAGGCGTTCGCCGTCGTGTTCGCCGCGATGGGGATCACGCAGCGCGAAGCCTCGTTCTTCATCGAGGAGTTCGAGTCCACGGGTGCGCTGAGCCGTTCGGTGGTGTTCATGAACCTGGCCGACGATCCAACGATCGAACGGCTGATGACGCCGCGCGTGGCGCTGACGACCGCGGAGTACCTCGCGTTCGAGCTGGACACCCACGTGCTGGTGATCCTCACGGACATGACAAACTACTGCGAGGCGCTGCGCGAGATCGGCGCCGCGCGTGAGGAGATCCCCGGCCGTCGTGGGTATCCCGGGTACATGTACACCGACCTGGCCACGATCTACGAACGGGCGGGCAAGATCCGCGGGAAGAAGGGGTCGATCACCCAGATCCCGATCCTGTCGATGCCCGACGACGACATCACCCACCCGATCCCAGACCTCACCGGCTACATCACCGAGGGGCAGATCCTGTTGAGCCGGGGGCTGCACCGCCAGGGCATCTATCCGCCGATCACGCCCCCGGGATCCCTGTCACGGCTGATGAACAACGGGATCGGAAAGGGCCGGACGCGGGAGGACCACAAGCAGGTCTCCGACCAGCTCTACTCCGCCTACGCGAACGGGCTGGACCTGCGGCGGCTGGTGGCGATCATCGGCGAGGAAGCTCTGACCGACCTGGACCGGCTGTACCTGAAGTTCGCCGAAGAGTTCGAGCGCGTCTTCATCGGTCAGGGCAACACGGACCGGTCGATCGAGGAGACGCTGACGCTGGGATGGGGGCTGCTGTCGGTGTTCCCCAAGACCGAGCTCAAGCGGTTGAGCCAGGATCACATCAACAAGTACTATGGTGCGGCGATGGAGGAGATCTGGGGCCGAAAGGGAGATCGGTTGAGTCAGATGTGAGCGAGCAGCCCCGGCGAGACGCCGTGGCGGCCGACGTCGAAGCGAGGAAGTCCCGGTACGGGCTCCGGACAGATTGATGCAGACGCTGAGTCCCACCCGCATGAACCTGCTGCAGCGCAAGAACCAGTTGCGCATCGCGCGGCAGGGCGTCGATCTGCTCAAGCGCAAGCGGGACGCGTTGGTGGCGGACTTCTTCAACGTGGTGCGCCAGGCGCTGGCCGCGCGCGAGCGGCTGAACGCGGCGTGCGAGAAGGCCTACGTCGTGCTGAGCCTGGCCAAGGCGGTCGAGGGGCGGCAGGCACTGGAGGCCGCGTCGATGGCGGACAGCCGGCGGCTGCTGGTGAACGTCGAGATCCACAACATCTGGGGAATCAAGGTGCCGGAAGTGCGTGCCCCGGAAGTCCGTCGGCCGGTGCTGGAACGCGGGATGAACCCCGCGGCGGTGAGCGCCCGCACCATCGAGAGCGCTGACAACTTCGAGGAAGTGGTGGCCGCGATCCTCGAGGTGGCCAGCACGGAGATCAAGCTGCGCAAGATCGGCGAGGAGATCAAGAAGACCACTCGTCGCGTCAACGCGCTGGAGCAAATCGTGATCCCGCGCATCCAGGTGGAGATCCGTTACATCAACGACGTGCTGGAGCAGCGGGCCCGCGAGGATGTCTTCCGGCTGAAGCGCATCAAGAAGAAGCTGGAAGCCAAACACGCAGCGGCCAGCCCGTGAGCGAGCAGCGGCGGACGCCACACGGGGGGCGGAGTGCCCGACCAGCGCTTCTCCTCGACCACCCCCGTATACTGGAACCGTGATGCGGCGCCTCCCCTTCACGCGCCTGCAAATTGTCCTCACCGCGGTGCTGCTGGCCGCGGGATTCCTGGTGGCCTGGCAGCTCCGGATCGAGAACCTGGTCCGCCGGGAGCTGCGCATCTCCTCTCAGCGCCTGGAAGAG encodes:
- a CDS encoding V-type ATP synthase subunit E — its product is MDSELIALLEQEANAERERILTEARRRAQKIVEDAQAAADEQIASQRRRVDAEVEAARVRARGTSNLRAASVLLQAKDETIASVFAAAERELDRIASDRQTYERILGRLLAEAAEGVGGPVVECAEEDVAAVQETARQLGLDAEVRPSRDLRRGVRVRSVDGRFVVENTLRSRLERAKAVLVAQVAELLWG
- a CDS encoding V-type ATPase subunit: MPDDFGYINARVKGMRSRLLLPGRIEELLALPDLDGLLAALGNTPYGPELQEALTRYQGIRAVDEALMQHFQKNVRRILSFAEGRARQLIEVVLMDWDLHNLRAVLRAKHAGRNPEEVTENLVPAGQLTEVRLRELAQQPDVAAIASTLSTWGHPLAEALVEGLRDYQETKDLLALELGLDRHYFEWALRMARGSGRSESVVREIVQMEIDHTNVKTALKLQRIPDLPREDRRRFFLPGGAVVSPEVFLNLADPQTAEWGTRELRARGIHPEGSTIADQERSLDEEYARHLARLYLGDPLAIDVVIGFVAMLYSEIRNLRLIARSKVLGIPRDVVRREMALV
- a CDS encoding V-type ATP synthase subunit F; the protein is MATRIAILTDPETATGFRLAGVEVFEADTPQAALEILRSLMSGDYGLVAVNEALLAGTEDERARLMRGRDMPILVPFPAPKAQLESGEEYIARLVKENIGFYVKLK
- a CDS encoding V-type ATP synthase subunit A, which codes for MASAGRIVKISGPAVIAEGIPGARMYDIVKVGQEGLLGEIIRLDGPTAFVQVYEDTSGLYVGEPVVSTGGPLMVELGPGMLNAIYDGVQRPLNVIQEREQTPFIRRGVVVHSIDRERTWEFEPGVAPGDEVGPGDVLGTVREFTFTHRILVPPDHRGGRIADVRAGSYTVEAPVVRFEDGSTLSMLHRWPVRQPRPVRRKLDPREPFLTGQRIFDVLFPIAMGGTAAIPGPFGSGKTVMQQSLAKWGNAQVIVYVGCGERGNEMTDVLVEFPELEDPLTGRPLMERTILVANTSNMPVAAREASIYVGVTMAEYFRDQGYSVALMADSTSRWAEALREISSRLEEMPAEEGYPPYLAAKLAAFYERAGRAVLVGKPERNGSITIIGAVSPPGGDLSEPVTQSTLRIVGTFWSLDASLANRRHFPAINWNRSYSLYAVGLERWYRENVAEDFVEARNEISALLAREAELLEIVQLVGPDALQDEQRLVVEVGKMIREDFLQQSAYSDVDAYCPPEKSYGMAKVILAFYHAASDALRRGAMTIDDLLNLPLQAEIARLKEVRREDWEARYTDIMNRIPQAFGAAVPAAATGA
- a CDS encoding V-type ATP synthase subunit B; this translates as MELATKRYQSLSYISGPLLFVEGARDLSYGAIVNIHVGDGSVRGGQVIEVSEKTAVIQVFEETRGLDLATTSISLREDVARIGVSREMIGRRFNGLGEPIDGLPPIIPEKRVPVIGSPINPVAREKPAEFIQTGISTIDGLNTLVRGQKLPIFSGSGLPGNEIAAQIARQAKVPGQEEAFAVVFAAMGITQREASFFIEEFESTGALSRSVVFMNLADDPTIERLMTPRVALTTAEYLAFELDTHVLVILTDMTNYCEALREIGAAREEIPGRRGYPGYMYTDLATIYERAGKIRGKKGSITQIPILSMPDDDITHPIPDLTGYITEGQILLSRGLHRQGIYPPITPPGSLSRLMNNGIGKGRTREDHKQVSDQLYSAYANGLDLRRLVAIIGEEALTDLDRLYLKFAEEFERVFIGQGNTDRSIEETLTLGWGLLSVFPKTELKRLSQDHINKYYGAAMEEIWGRKGDRLSQM
- a CDS encoding V-type ATP synthase subunit D, producing MQTLSPTRMNLLQRKNQLRIARQGVDLLKRKRDALVADFFNVVRQALAARERLNAACEKAYVVLSLAKAVEGRQALEAASMADSRRLLVNVEIHNIWGIKVPEVRAPEVRRPVLERGMNPAAVSARTIESADNFEEVVAAILEVASTEIKLRKIGEEIKKTTRRVNALEQIVIPRIQVEIRYINDVLEQRAREDVFRLKRIKKKLEAKHAAASP